One window from the genome of Labilithrix sp. encodes:
- a CDS encoding nucleotidyltransferase family protein: MRVLRGDVPAWLDDVHALFVRAEVHGLAGVVDAKLRGRPELDESLRDVRLRELARALDHAAHLDLLHRIDHALVSAGIGAIALKGALLAERLYATPSSRVTSDVDLLVAEADTLAAIEALSTIGYSHDDNETERRYRREHHHLHLSHAASLPLELHFHAYRGFGSTLRSEPLLRRKERVRDFEAIGVLSASDELAYLAVHAAAHRFGRIAWLYELALLVGRMSGEEVALAARHAADAGYRRVVGFAADLLVDVLGVDPARVAPLRRLGSSRGRVARALVREPAHPRMRSLSRFVYSLALCDDPASTVRYARRAVLGYITARSA, encoded by the coding sequence GTGAGAGTTCTGCGCGGCGACGTGCCGGCCTGGCTCGACGACGTCCACGCTCTCTTCGTCCGCGCGGAGGTGCATGGTCTTGCGGGGGTCGTGGACGCGAAGCTGCGAGGACGGCCCGAGCTCGACGAGTCGCTCCGCGACGTTCGGCTTCGCGAGCTGGCACGGGCGCTCGACCACGCAGCTCATCTCGATCTCCTCCACCGTATCGATCACGCGTTGGTGAGCGCGGGCATCGGCGCGATCGCGCTGAAGGGCGCCCTCCTGGCCGAGAGGCTGTATGCCACGCCGTCGTCTCGGGTAACGAGTGACGTCGACCTCCTGGTCGCCGAAGCCGACACTCTTGCTGCGATCGAAGCGCTGTCCACGATCGGGTACTCGCACGACGACAACGAGACCGAGCGGCGCTATCGGCGCGAGCATCACCACCTCCACCTCTCGCATGCGGCGTCGCTTCCGCTCGAGCTCCACTTCCACGCGTATCGTGGTTTTGGCTCGACGTTGCGGAGCGAGCCGCTTCTGCGCCGGAAGGAGCGTGTTCGCGATTTCGAGGCTATCGGCGTGCTGTCCGCCTCGGACGAGCTCGCTTACCTTGCCGTGCACGCGGCCGCTCATCGGTTTGGGCGCATCGCCTGGCTCTACGAGCTCGCCCTCCTCGTTGGCCGAATGTCGGGCGAGGAGGTCGCCCTCGCAGCTCGTCACGCGGCCGATGCCGGGTATCGCCGGGTGGTCGGCTTCGCGGCGGATCTCCTCGTCGACGTGTTGGGAGTCGATCCTGCGCGCGTCGCGCCTCTGCGACGACTCGGGAGCTCACGAGGGCGTGTTGCTCGTGCCCTCGTGCGCGAACCCGCGCATCCGCGTATGCGCTCGCTGTCACGCTTCGTCTATTCGCTCGCGCTCTGCGACGATCCCGCCTCGACTGTGCGCTACGCGAGACGAGCGGTGCTCGGATACATCACCGCGCGTAGCGCATGA
- a CDS encoding 50S ribosomal protein L11 methyltransferase codes for MDAYARALSRRVTADSVVVDIGSGTGIAALIAARLGARAVHAIEINPAVHLLRDLAAENGLASKIHVHAASSFDVELSEKADVVVSDLRGAFALHDQHAEIVRDARARFLRPGGVMFPVADEFFVAGFESFELQHRLSLTAQSFERLGFRGEAALFSTLNTRHSERDLLQVTASDVVTTSTSWGAVDYGSWQGGVIAGTVALEATRDAEMHGLVVWFKARVDDDIEYENRPGTTMAYPRTVLPLLRPIRVARGARIEVTLRVDEQAVQWAWNVSATDVDRKEIALRQASFFGMPVGIETLRKASSSFAPERGPRAALASFVLSAMDGTASLHDIEERTAAAFPKHPRASLARQVRELVMRYAR; via the coding sequence ATGGACGCCTACGCTCGCGCCCTGTCGCGACGTGTGACCGCAGACTCCGTCGTCGTCGACATCGGATCCGGTACAGGCATCGCGGCGCTAATCGCGGCGCGCCTCGGCGCGCGCGCCGTTCATGCGATCGAGATCAATCCTGCAGTCCATCTCCTTCGCGACCTGGCGGCCGAGAACGGGCTCGCGTCGAAGATCCACGTTCACGCCGCGAGCTCGTTCGACGTCGAGCTCTCGGAGAAGGCCGACGTCGTAGTATCCGACTTGCGCGGCGCCTTCGCGTTGCACGACCAGCACGCGGAGATCGTACGCGACGCACGCGCGCGCTTCCTGCGCCCCGGAGGCGTGATGTTCCCCGTCGCCGACGAGTTCTTCGTGGCCGGTTTCGAGTCCTTCGAGCTCCAGCATCGTCTCTCGCTGACGGCCCAGAGCTTCGAGCGCCTCGGCTTTCGCGGCGAGGCCGCGCTCTTCTCGACCCTCAATACCCGGCACTCCGAACGCGATCTCTTGCAGGTGACCGCGAGCGACGTCGTGACCACCTCCACGTCCTGGGGTGCGGTCGACTATGGGTCATGGCAAGGAGGCGTCATCGCGGGCACGGTGGCGCTCGAGGCCACGCGCGACGCCGAGATGCACGGCCTCGTCGTCTGGTTCAAGGCCCGCGTCGACGATGACATCGAGTACGAGAACCGCCCGGGAACGACGATGGCGTACCCACGCACCGTCTTGCCGCTCCTCCGCCCGATCCGCGTCGCGCGCGGTGCTCGGATCGAAGTGACGCTCCGTGTCGACGAGCAAGCGGTGCAATGGGCCTGGAACGTCAGCGCGACCGACGTCGACCGCAAGGAGATCGCGCTCCGTCAGGCCAGCTTCTTCGGTATGCCTGTCGGGATCGAGACGTTGCGCAAGGCGTCCTCGTCCTTCGCCCCCGAGCGTGGCCCGCGCGCGGCGCTCGCGTCGTTCGTCCTCTCCGCGATGGATGGCACCGCATCTCTCCACGACATCGAGGAGCGGACGGCGGCAGCGTTCCCGAAACACCCGCGCGCCTCGCTCGCGCGGCAGGTGCGCGAGCTCGTCATGCGCTACGCGCGGTGA
- a CDS encoding ABC transporter ATP-binding protein produces MRLAVENGIWDIQELLLMAPSAIADAIVTLGLLPVLGAVVPPRLLALAVVALVVVFGASLAFRRTAFRLHAETMEARMKVADTFSLAVEGRLEMVAMGAEERFEERFARDIAEYARRNRRSAFGTLTIGRAPLVAAAMLIALVILLDVGTRAALTEALARWALLLGASLPSLLGVSLGVQGLLRGSAKVQPLAEVMSSRLREPGGTQTPVLPAAVRVDALSFAYGGASAPPLLRDLSFEWSPGRVLLLSGPNGSGKSTVLRLLLGLRRPTSGSIRVDGTDLARLDLRALREQVVFLPQRPYLGESHVSVRAALLFGRTAKTDRECEVALERVKLDLGARPLDRRLTELSGGQRQRLALARVLLQDAQAFLLDEPDANLDRAGVHLVMALVRELAEEGKLVAMAAHSTELAEVADEIVAVKAPGG; encoded by the coding sequence TTGCGGCTCGCGGTCGAGAACGGGATCTGGGACATCCAGGAGTTGCTCCTCATGGCGCCGAGCGCGATCGCCGATGCGATCGTGACGCTCGGTTTGCTGCCCGTCCTCGGGGCGGTCGTTCCACCGCGGTTACTCGCGCTGGCCGTCGTCGCGCTCGTCGTCGTGTTCGGTGCGAGCCTTGCGTTTCGGCGCACGGCCTTCCGTCTCCATGCCGAGACGATGGAGGCTCGCATGAAGGTCGCCGACACCTTCTCGCTTGCGGTCGAAGGACGGCTAGAGATGGTCGCGATGGGCGCGGAGGAGCGCTTCGAGGAACGGTTCGCTCGTGACATCGCCGAGTACGCCCGCCGGAACCGCCGCAGCGCATTCGGGACACTCACGATCGGTCGTGCACCGCTCGTCGCAGCGGCAATGCTGATCGCCCTCGTCATCTTGCTCGACGTCGGCACACGCGCTGCGCTGACGGAGGCGCTCGCGCGCTGGGCGCTGCTGCTCGGCGCTTCGTTGCCGTCGCTGCTCGGCGTTTCGCTCGGGGTTCAAGGGCTCCTTCGTGGGAGCGCGAAGGTCCAGCCGCTTGCGGAGGTGATGTCCAGCCGACTGCGCGAGCCAGGCGGGACGCAGACGCCGGTGCTCCCGGCCGCTGTGCGCGTCGACGCGCTGAGCTTTGCGTACGGCGGTGCGAGCGCTCCGCCGCTCCTTCGTGACCTCTCGTTCGAGTGGAGCCCGGGGCGCGTCCTCCTCCTCAGCGGTCCCAACGGATCGGGCAAGAGCACGGTCCTCCGTCTCCTGCTCGGACTGCGACGGCCGACGTCCGGTTCCATCCGCGTCGATGGCACCGATCTCGCGCGCCTCGATCTGCGCGCGCTCCGCGAGCAGGTCGTCTTCCTTCCGCAGCGGCCCTACCTCGGCGAGAGCCACGTCAGCGTTCGCGCCGCGCTCCTCTTCGGGCGCACGGCAAAGACGGATCGAGAGTGCGAGGTCGCGCTCGAGCGGGTCAAGCTCGACCTCGGCGCGCGTCCGCTCGATCGAAGGCTCACTGAGCTCTCGGGTGGGCAGAGGCAGCGTCTCGCGCTCGCGCGTGTGCTGCTTCAGGACGCGCAGGCGTTCTTGCTCGACGAGCCGGACGCAAACCTCGACCGGGCAGGTGTGCATCTCGTGATGGCGCTCGTTCGTGAGCTGGCGGAGGAAGGAAAGCTCGTCGCGATGGCGGCCCACTCGACCGAGCTCGCCGAGGTTGCCGACGAGATCGTTGCGGTCAAGGCGCCGGGCGGGTGA
- a CDS encoding glycosyltransferase family 2 protein → MATAPLLSVGIPFLDEERLLAAAIRSVLAQTMSDFELLVIDDGSTDRSLEIARGFADPRIIVRSDGRRRHLATRLNEVTRHARGRYVARMDADDVAHPRRFEEQLRLLERDPACDAVGTWAGMIDEHAEPLAIIEASEHGLTPRRVLEHGVMPHPTLLARREWFLAHPYDETLTRTEDRELWCRTAARTRFAIVPSPLYVLRVRPTEPSFVSDYVETQRQNCVLFRRYGPQMIGRTGTARAWLSAHGKSLVTRAAVALGAGDRLVRRRGRAPTAPERALIDEAVAAARG, encoded by the coding sequence ATGGCGACGGCGCCGCTCCTCAGCGTTGGAATCCCGTTCCTCGACGAGGAGCGCCTGCTCGCGGCTGCGATCCGCAGCGTGCTCGCGCAGACGATGTCGGACTTCGAGTTGCTCGTCATCGACGACGGCTCGACGGATCGCTCGTTGGAGATCGCCCGCGGTTTCGCCGATCCTCGCATCATCGTGCGCTCCGATGGCCGGAGGAGGCACCTCGCGACTCGACTCAATGAGGTCACGCGGCACGCGCGCGGGCGCTACGTGGCCCGGATGGACGCTGACGACGTCGCGCATCCGCGACGTTTCGAGGAGCAGCTCCGGCTGCTCGAGCGCGACCCTGCGTGCGACGCAGTCGGGACCTGGGCTGGCATGATCGACGAGCACGCGGAGCCTCTGGCGATAATCGAAGCGTCGGAGCACGGCCTCACTCCGCGGCGCGTTCTCGAGCATGGGGTCATGCCGCACCCAACGCTCCTCGCTCGCCGCGAGTGGTTTCTCGCCCATCCCTACGACGAGACGCTCACGCGGACGGAGGATCGAGAGCTCTGGTGCCGTACCGCGGCACGGACGCGTTTCGCGATCGTGCCGTCGCCGCTCTACGTTCTTCGTGTCCGACCGACCGAGCCGTCGTTCGTCTCCGACTACGTCGAGACACAGCGGCAGAACTGCGTGCTGTTTCGTCGGTACGGCCCGCAGATGATCGGGCGCACCGGCACCGCGCGCGCGTGGTTGAGCGCGCATGGCAAGTCTCTGGTGACGCGCGCGGCCGTCGCGCTCGGAGCCGGCGACCGTCTGGTTCGCCGCCGCGGGCGTGCACCGACGGCGCCGGAGCGCGCGCTCATCGACGAAGCGGTGGCGGCAGCGCGCGGGTGA
- the secG gene encoding preprotein translocase subunit SecG: MLQTFISFVHVFVCLIVIGVVLLQQGKGGGMGAAFGGATTQVFGGRGAGNILTRMTAIAAAIFMLTSVSLAYMSSAGDRALKAKVAMEAGRKKDKGELKKREAPPADSAAPSSAPPGEPAPAPAPEQAPAPEQAPAPEPTPAPEQAPTPTEPAPTP; this comes from the coding sequence ATGCTCCAGACCTTCATCAGCTTCGTCCACGTCTTCGTCTGCCTGATCGTCATCGGCGTCGTCCTCCTGCAGCAGGGCAAGGGCGGCGGCATGGGCGCAGCGTTCGGCGGAGCGACGACGCAGGTCTTCGGCGGCCGCGGCGCCGGCAACATCCTCACGCGCATGACCGCCATCGCCGCGGCCATCTTCATGCTCACGAGCGTCTCTCTCGCCTACATGTCGAGCGCCGGCGACCGCGCCCTCAAGGCAAAGGTCGCCATGGAAGCCGGCCGCAAGAAGGACAAGGGCGAGCTCAAGAAGAGGGAAGCCCCACCGGCGGACTCGGCCGCTCCGAGCAGCGCGCCCCCGGGCGAACCGGCGCCCGCACCCGCCCCCGAGCAGGCGCCCGCCCCCGAGCAGGCCCCGGCGCCCGAGCCCACGCCCGCTCCCGAGCAGGCCCCGACCCCGACCGAGCCGGCGCCCACGCCCTGA
- the tpiA gene encoding triose-phosphate isomerase encodes MNAARRPLIAGNWKMFKGSQAGIELAQEVIAFAKDLPKVDVVIAPPFTVLAAVASELEHSKVGLAAQNLYPKNEGAFTGEVSAPFLKDCGCTWVIVGHSERRQYFAETDAFVAEKAAAALGAGLLPIICVGETLQQREGGETLRVVKQQVDAFLDVIAQAKEAVAIAYEPVWAIGTGKTAGPAEAEEVHAAIREWLTKKSPELATKTRILYGGSVKADNAAALLGCPNVDGALVGGASLDAGSFSAIARAAQPSAAS; translated from the coding sequence ATGAACGCCGCACGCAGGCCGCTCATCGCGGGCAACTGGAAGATGTTCAAGGGCTCCCAGGCGGGCATCGAGCTCGCCCAGGAGGTCATCGCGTTCGCGAAGGACCTGCCGAAGGTCGACGTCGTCATCGCGCCCCCCTTCACCGTCCTCGCCGCCGTCGCGAGCGAGCTCGAGCACTCCAAGGTCGGGCTCGCGGCGCAGAACCTCTACCCCAAGAACGAAGGCGCCTTCACGGGCGAGGTCAGCGCCCCCTTCCTCAAGGACTGCGGCTGCACCTGGGTCATCGTCGGCCATAGCGAGCGCCGCCAGTATTTCGCCGAGACCGACGCGTTCGTCGCCGAGAAGGCCGCCGCCGCGCTCGGCGCCGGGCTCCTCCCCATCATCTGCGTCGGCGAGACGTTGCAGCAGCGCGAGGGCGGCGAGACGCTCCGCGTGGTGAAGCAGCAGGTCGACGCGTTCCTGGACGTCATCGCGCAGGCGAAGGAGGCCGTCGCGATCGCGTACGAGCCGGTCTGGGCGATCGGCACCGGCAAGACGGCGGGCCCGGCGGAAGCGGAGGAGGTCCACGCCGCGATCCGCGAGTGGCTGACCAAGAAGTCGCCGGAGCTCGCGACGAAGACGCGCATCCTCTACGGCGGCTCGGTGAAGGCGGACAACGCGGCCGCGCTCCTGGGCTGTCCGAACGTCGACGGCGCCCTCGTCGGCGGAGCGAGCTTGGACGCCGGCTCGTTCAGTGCTATCGCACGGGCCGCGCAGCCCTCCGCGGCATCCTGA
- a CDS encoding phosphoglycerate kinase, producing MTTLDRITPIRELPIENKRVFIRCDFNVPLEEKDGKQVITDDARITEALPTIKHAIERGARVILASHLGRPKKGPDPKLSLEPVGARLAELLGVEVHMPEDCIGDAPKKVVYDLRGGQVCLLENLRFHAEEEKDDETFAAKLAELADVYVCDAFGAVHRAHASVHALPKSMRERGCGFLLEKEIAALGKVITAPDKPFVAILGGAKVSDKIAVLDNLIEKVDALVIGGAMANTFLAAQGKNLQKSKIEEDKLALARTILEKAKEKKVEVALPTDVVVAQSLEAAEGRAVSADAVPEGHMALDIGPKSIEAFSALVAKAKTVLWNGPMGLFEKAPFAAGTFAIAKAMADSSAFTVVGGGDSAAAVKEAPGDVAKKMKHISTGGGASLELIEGKKLPGIEVLRRNAQ from the coding sequence ATGACCACGCTCGATCGCATCACGCCGATCCGGGAGCTCCCGATCGAGAACAAGCGCGTCTTCATCCGCTGTGACTTCAACGTCCCGCTCGAAGAGAAGGACGGCAAGCAGGTCATCACCGACGACGCGCGCATCACGGAGGCGCTCCCCACGATCAAGCACGCGATCGAGCGCGGCGCGCGCGTCATCCTCGCGAGCCACCTCGGCCGCCCAAAGAAGGGGCCCGATCCGAAGCTCTCGCTCGAGCCGGTCGGCGCGCGCCTCGCGGAGCTCCTCGGCGTCGAGGTGCACATGCCGGAGGACTGCATCGGCGACGCGCCGAAGAAGGTCGTCTACGACCTCCGCGGCGGCCAGGTCTGCCTCCTCGAGAACCTCCGCTTCCACGCGGAGGAAGAGAAGGACGACGAGACGTTCGCGGCGAAGCTCGCCGAGCTCGCCGACGTCTACGTCTGCGACGCGTTCGGCGCGGTCCATCGCGCCCACGCCTCGGTGCACGCGCTCCCGAAGAGCATGCGCGAGCGCGGCTGCGGCTTCCTCCTCGAGAAGGAGATCGCGGCCCTCGGCAAGGTCATCACCGCGCCGGACAAGCCGTTCGTCGCTATTCTCGGGGGAGCCAAGGTTTCGGACAAAATCGCCGTCCTCGACAATCTCATCGAAAAGGTGGACGCGCTCGTCATCGGCGGCGCGATGGCCAACACCTTCCTCGCCGCGCAGGGCAAGAACCTCCAGAAGTCGAAGATCGAGGAGGACAAGCTCGCCCTCGCGCGCACGATCCTCGAGAAGGCCAAAGAGAAGAAGGTCGAGGTCGCGCTCCCCACCGACGTCGTCGTGGCGCAGAGCCTCGAGGCCGCCGAGGGCCGCGCCGTCTCCGCGGACGCCGTGCCGGAGGGCCACATGGCGCTCGACATCGGCCCGAAGTCGATCGAGGCGTTCTCGGCCCTCGTCGCGAAGGCGAAGACGGTGCTCTGGAACGGACCGATGGGCCTCTTCGAGAAGGCGCCGTTCGCGGCGGGCACGTTCGCGATCGCGAAGGCGATGGCGGACTCGAGCGCGTTCACGGTCGTCGGCGGCGGCGACAGCGCGGCGGCGGTGAAGGAAGCCCCCGGCGACGTGGCGAAGAAGATGAAGCACATCTCGACCGGCGGCGGCGCCTCTCTCGAGCTGATCGAGGGGAAGAAGCTGCCCGGGATCGAGGTTCTGCGTCGGAACGCTCAATGA
- the gap gene encoding type I glyceraldehyde-3-phosphate dehydrogenase: protein MATKIAINGFGRIGRCMVRVLNERGVKDLEVVAINDLTDAKTLAHLYNYDTVHGRAEHRAEAGEGTISFGAKKAKILAEREPTKLPWKELGVDVVLECTGLFTDKEKCEAHLTAGAKKVIISAPAKNHDATIVLGVNTELYDGTKHTVISCGSCTTNCLAPVAKVLNDSFGIKRGLMTTIHSYTNDQAVLDIPHRKGDLRRARAAAQNMIPSSTGAAKALSEVIPALKGKFDGQAVRVPTMDVSLVDLTFETEKALTKDAIHAAMKAAADGPLKGILGYTEEQLVSSDYIGDPRSSIFDATVTQVMGDNFAKVFSWYDNEWGFSNRMIELAQLVGGKL, encoded by the coding sequence ATGGCTACGAAGATCGCGATTAACGGGTTCGGTCGTATTGGTCGTTGCATGGTCCGCGTGCTCAACGAGCGCGGAGTGAAGGACCTCGAGGTCGTCGCGATCAACGACCTCACGGACGCGAAGACCCTCGCGCACCTCTACAACTACGACACCGTCCACGGCCGCGCCGAGCATCGCGCGGAGGCCGGCGAAGGCACCATCTCCTTCGGCGCGAAGAAGGCGAAGATCCTCGCCGAGAGGGAGCCGACGAAGCTGCCGTGGAAGGAGCTCGGCGTCGACGTCGTCCTCGAGTGCACCGGCCTCTTCACCGACAAGGAGAAGTGCGAGGCGCACCTCACCGCGGGCGCGAAGAAGGTCATCATCTCGGCGCCGGCGAAGAACCACGACGCCACGATCGTCCTCGGCGTGAACACGGAGCTCTACGACGGCACGAAGCACACCGTCATCTCGTGCGGCTCCTGCACCACGAACTGCCTCGCGCCGGTCGCGAAGGTCCTGAACGACAGCTTCGGGATCAAGCGCGGCCTCATGACGACGATCCACTCGTACACGAACGACCAGGCCGTCCTCGACATCCCGCACCGCAAGGGCGACCTCCGCCGTGCGCGCGCGGCGGCGCAGAACATGATCCCGTCGTCGACCGGCGCGGCGAAGGCGCTCAGCGAGGTCATCCCCGCGCTGAAGGGCAAGTTCGACGGCCAGGCGGTGCGCGTGCCGACGATGGACGTCTCCCTCGTCGACCTCACCTTCGAGACCGAGAAAGCGCTCACGAAGGACGCCATCCACGCGGCGATGAAGGCGGCGGCCGACGGCCCGCTCAAGGGCATCCTCGGCTACACCGAGGAGCAGCTCGTCTCGTCCGACTACATCGGCGATCCGCGCTCCTCGATCTTCGACGCGACCGTCACCCAGGTCATGGGCGACAACTTCGCGAAGGTCTTCTCCTGGTACGACAACGAGTGGGGCTTCTCGAACCGCATGATCGAGCTCGCGCAGCTCGTCGGCGGCAAGCTCTGA